The proteins below come from a single Drosophila miranda strain MSH22 chromosome Y unlocalized genomic scaffold, D.miranda_PacBio2.1 Contig_Y1_pilon, whole genome shotgun sequence genomic window:
- the LOC117185734 gene encoding dnaJ homolog subfamily B member 6-B-like isoform X2 gives MVDYYQVLDVARTATDGEVKKAYRKLALKWHPDKNPDNLDEANKRFRELSEAYEVLSDARKRRIYDARATLHKSSASNSSCGSYSRYRSSGGGSGSGSGYGATSYGRDYDYDYYLSSGRRSGNRYQAFTFRNFFEGIPFHKLFEKKRRIYDEYGKDGLGERGQSRNSHARHHYSTHDYDNFDITGGFPFVFRPPEEVFREFFGVNSPFADFFRDANGYTNGTMSGGGGGPNAAVKRTSTSTVFVNGKKLMTKRVVENGKETVFSYENDVLKSKTVNGVSQKLSSISN, from the exons ATGGTCGACTACTATCAGGTTCTCGATGTGGCGCGTACAGCCACCGACGGTGAAGTGAAAAAGGC TTAtcgaaaattagcactaaaatGGCATCCGGACAAGAATCCGGACAATCTGGATGAGGCCAACAAACGTTTTCGCGAGCTTTCCGAGGCCTACGAAGTGCTATCCGATG CACGTAAGCGCCGGATCTACGATGCCCGTGCCACGCTGCACAAATCGTCGGcgagcaacagcagctgcGGCAGCTACTCCCGCTATCGCAGCAGCGGaggaggcagtggcagtggcagtggctatGGTGCCACTTCATATGGCCGTGACTACGACTATGATTACTATCTGAGCTCCGGCCGCAGGTCCGGCAACCGCTACCAGGCGTTTACCTTCCGTAACTTCTTTGAGGGCATACCATTTCACAAACTCTTTG AGAAGAAACGTCGCATCTATGACGAGTACGGCAAGGATGGTCTGGGCGAACGCGGCCAAAGCCGCAACTCTCACGCCCGTCATCATTACAGCACTCACGACTATGACAACTTTGATATTACGGGCGGATTTCCGTTCGTGTTCCGACCACCAGAGGAGGTCTTCCGCGAGTTCTTTGGCGTAAATTCGCCCTTTGCCGACTTTTTCAGAG ATGCTAATGGATACACAAATGGGACAATGAgcggtggcggcggtggcCCTAATGCTGCCGTCAAGCGCACCTCCACATCGACGGTGTTTGTCAATGGCAAGAAGCTGATGACCAAGCG GGTCGTTGAGAATGGCAAGGAAACTGTGTTTTCATATGAAAACGATGTCCTTAAATCAAAGACTGTGAACGGAGTTTCCCAAAAGCTCTCTTCAATATCTAATTAA
- the LOC117185734 gene encoding dnaJ homolog subfamily B member 3-like isoform X1: protein MVDYYQVLDVARTATDGEVKKAYRKLALKWHPDKNPDNLDEANKRFRELSEAYEVLSDEKKRRIYDEYGKDGLGERGQSRNSHARHHYSTHDYDNFDITGGFPFVFRPPEEVFREFFGVNSPFADFFRDANGYTNGTMSGGGGGPNAAVKRTSTSTVFVNGKKLMTKRVVENGKETVFSYENDVLKSKTVNGVSQKLSSISN, encoded by the exons ATGGTCGACTACTATCAGGTTCTCGATGTGGCGCGTACAGCCACCGACGGTGAAGTGAAAAAGGC TTAtcgaaaattagcactaaaatGGCATCCGGACAAGAATCCGGACAATCTGGATGAGGCCAACAAACGTTTTCGCGAGCTTTCCGAGGCCTACGAAGTGCTATCCGATG AGAAGAAACGTCGCATCTATGACGAGTACGGCAAGGATGGTCTGGGCGAACGCGGCCAAAGCCGCAACTCTCACGCCCGTCATCATTACAGCACTCACGACTATGACAACTTTGATATTACGGGCGGATTTCCGTTCGTGTTCCGACCACCAGAGGAGGTCTTCCGCGAGTTCTTTGGCGTAAATTCGCCCTTTGCCGACTTTTTCAGAG ATGCTAATGGATACACAAATGGGACAATGAgcggtggcggcggtggcCCTAATGCTGCCGTCAAGCGCACCTCCACATCGACGGTGTTTGTCAATGGCAAGAAGCTGATGACCAAGCG GGTCGTTGAGAATGGCAAGGAAACTGTGTTTTCATATGAAAACGATGTCCTTAAATCAAAGACTGTGAACGGAGTTTCCCAAAAGCTCTCTTCAATATCTAATTAA